GGTCCAGCATAAAAGGTAAGGCAAATATCTGTCTCCGTTAAACATTCACAGACAGGGGGGAGATACTATATGTTGCAATAGTTTGACCTGACTTGTCAGCACGTGAGTTAAGGTAGGGCTTTCATcgctaacaaaaaaaaaaaaaaaaaaaaagaagttgaaaCAATATTTGATGTAAATGTTCAAGTGTTTCGGCATAGGGTCGTGATCAGCTGGTGCAGCACGTACTGTAGCGAACCACGCACGATGAACTGTTGGTAGGTTATAGATGCTCAGTCGCTCGGTGTCATGACTGCTAAACGGGGTGGCTCAAAGCGCAGGTCAGGGCAGCCTGTGTAGTGGGTGTGCTCATATGTGGTTATTAgtagaattaaaaaataaaataaaataaaataaaaaaagtggaGATGCTTTGATAACCACAGAGGATCTCAGGATCGATAAACCAAACATGAAACATGTCATGCATTAAAGCATCTAGTCTTAAAACCTTATTATACTTTAAAGAGGCGTAAGTCATTTGCCAGGGATGTGAAATTATTAGTCtttcagttaaaataaaagtttgacattaaaaaaaaaaaaaaaagaataagaagacAAGGATGGGAACATTGATACATCTGTCACGTCTGTAATGTGAATATGAAGTTGTAAACTGGAAAACAAATAGTTGAGCTTACAGTCTGCCTACTGTCAAATGAAAATCATATACCATCATACCACAACTGGAAAAGTGATGCACAGATTTATAGTGAACAATTTAGGTTCATCCCACAGACAtgagattgatttttttttttttctgaaatatcaaTGTATTGCTATGAATAATCTCAGCAATGGAATTTTAGTTTTTCCAATATTTGGCCATTTTAAGAAATCAGTTTCCAACAAAGAGTCAAATAATTCTCACTTTTCTTGTTACAGACTGAGATTTGAAGACACAACATGCTGATGTTAAGAAAGATGATTTAATGAATTCAGTTGTTTCATTTAATCAGAATTTAAATGCTGGGGCTGTGATTTACAGTAACAGAGTTACTTTTGAGACACTCCCAGATATCTCTAAAGTGGAGGTACTCGGAGGTAATCTCAGTTTCGGGAATAACTCAAATAGAAATGCTTACTAATCACTTTACTGTGTATTTGGGGCCTTTACTGTGTAAGTCCAAGCAGATCAAACCTGCATGCTCTCAAAGAGTTAACACACTCTTTCCCAGCGTGAGCTCCTTGCAGCCAAGTGAAAATAAGGTCTACatatttttctcccttttttggTTGAGGATTatgaagagaggggaaaaagaaaagggggcgggggggcagcAGTGGATGGGTTGGTGGTGGGAAATTTTTAAGCTCGGACCCTCAAAACAAAATcttgtcaaatcaaataaagtcTTCTTAAGAAGTGCATAATGAAGACCTCTCACTGGCACCTCACATGCAAAGAGCCACCACCAGAGCCCATGAGCTGAAAGGCCGGAAAAGTGTTTTAATTGAGCCCATGCAGGgatcagagacacagagacaggaagacagcgAGACGGACAGGGGCAGGGGTGGGGAGGtgtcggggggtgggggggtgagggggtgaggAATCATTGCTGCAGAAAGTAATGAACAGGTGCATTGTTCAGGTGTGCAAACCACGGATGAAGAAAACATTCTCATAAGTGTGGACAAAGGGATAAATGATGAGATGTGAGATGAGCTGTTCTGTCCCAACCATGCGCCGAGCGGATCACGGGGTGGAGTACAATCTCATTGTTGTAATTCCCTAATTTATCAAAAAGCTTAATGAACGCTGGGACAAAGCTAAAATAAGTGGGTGTATAATTACCATAACGTGTGTGTCTTCTCAGAATTGATCATACTTTcaacgcgcgcgcacacacacacacacacacacacacacacacacacacacacacacacacacacacacacacgcacacaaacacacacacagtggcgCAGGGGCCTCCCCCTATAATATACCACAATGGTGAAAAATCCATATAATTTAGCCACCAAACACCGAAAACACCGTTAGTTTTAAATGATTCCACATCATTAAGTCGGTCGATGAGCAATAACACTCTAAGACAATGCCGTTTGGGCATGAGTAATGCAGTCTGGGTAATAGACTCCAGGGGAATGGTGGTGGTAAAGTGATCTCTTCTGTCTTGCCCTCTGTTCCTCTGTCCCACACATGACGCTGAGGGaaactgccccctggtggacTCACTTGCCAAAACAGGAAATACGAGTAAAAGAAACAGAAGTAGAGCAAACTTGGAAATTTCTACCAAGAGGGCCTGCATGTCTCAGCAACATCCTCGCATTAGGGACAATAATCCTTTGTTGCTTTTTAAGCCCATGTTAATAATTGCACCTcatcacagcaaaaacaaatgtggtGAAAATGGCATGTCCTTTTCCAAAGTTTTCCAGAAGCGTCTCTTGACTAAGCCCACCTTTGTTCCACCGTAAACAACAGAACAAAGGTGCTTTTAGTGTAACGGTACTTTCGGGAAACCTCAGTCAAGGCTTTCCAACAGCACCAATGACACTCTCCCTACACAACTGGCCACAATCCCTCACACAAGCTCACCACCCCTGTTCATTTCCTGCCTTGCTTCCATTAATAAGAAAGTGCActtcaatcctttttttttttttttttttttttttttttttttaacaacatgcCACCAGTGAACCAGTGCTTTATTTCCACAGCGTCTAATCAGCAGTGTTTGGATTTGCCCTGTGCTGTGTTGTCTTTACCACTGTTCTGTTGTACTGGGgagtgtttgctgtgtgtcaAAGCGCAAAAAGGCCATATTTTGCTTCTGTGGTTAGCAAAGGATCCCAGCCCTCTAAGCGCCCCAACGTCTCCAAGGCTGACAGCGTTCGTCAGAAGCTACACCCAGGGTGCCGTGATTGTACAAATCCATGTTCATGTACAGTACTGACCATTAAAACAACTTTCAAAACCCTgctgaatataaaaaaagaaacacttgtATCTCTTTTTTCTAAGAATAAAAAAGATAGCAGAGAATCCCACATTATCATCCACAGTATAAATTACATTGTAGACAGAACTTGGAAATATATATAGTACAGTTATATTTCACTAGAAtttttaggttttgttttttttttttttttttttttttttttttttagttgtctacacaaacagtgtgtgtgtgtgtttattgatgcatgtatttgtttaatgtgtctagcatgtgtgtgtgtgtgaatgctgcAGTACTGTTTGCTGCTGCATCACGTGTGGCAGAACTCTGTGCTGGGCACGTTGCTGCTCTTGCAGTAGGCTATACTGTTGTTACTGAGATGACAGTCTCTAAATCCAATGCCCCCGTTGGGCGTGTAGATGGGCTGAATACGAAAATCTCCCTTGAGCAGCTGCTCATTGTTCAGCGCCACTATCTGGAAACTGGTCTCAGTCATCTCCAGAATGGAGTTATCCTTCTTGGTTCCAGCCTCACAGTAGTCGTCTTTTCTCCTGCCCCGGTTGTATTTCCACTTGGTCGAAGACGACCTGCTCTTCCTGTGCATATGCCAGCAGAACAGGCTGAGCAGCGTTACCAGGATGATAAGAACTGCCCCACCTATGATCCCAGCCATGAGCAGTGTGGAGTTGATGGTCTCCTGAGGGGCTTGGTCTCTACCAGGAGGCTTAGTTGACACGGCAGGCTTGGTCCTGGCCTCAGAGCATATAGTATCCTCTCCTGGCCTGTAGGAGTTAAGGGTGTCCAGAACATGCACGCAGATCCGATACACGGACCGGGGCTCCAGGTTTGTGAGGGTGATATGCCGCCGGCCATCGCTCACTGTCCGCTCCCGCAGTCCTTCATTTATTTGGGTTTGGCCCCTTTTGACCCAAGTGACCTTGTAGGACATAACGGTGAAATAGGAATCCCAGCTCACCTCGATGTTGGTGGAGTTGACAACATTGAAGGAGATTTGAAGGGGATCCTCATATGGAGGCAGGGGCCCAGGGGGCTTGTTATGGACTGGGGGTAAGGGAGGGGATGGTGAGTCAAAATAGTAAGGGATGGATGTGGTGATGGCGGTGGAGATCATGGTGGTGAcaggggtggtggtgggtgggggagggggtgtaGAGCGAAGGGTGGGCCAGGGTGGCTGATCGGCATCAACCGGGCACTCAATAATATCTAGCGTGAGCTCTCTGATTGCCATGCCGCGCACCTTGTCTGGACTCAGGCACACAAACCCTCGTGCGTTTATGGGGGAAGGCAAAGACTTGAGCCACACCACCACCCATTTCACTGCACAGTCACAGCGCCATGGGTTACTGCGCACTATGAGGTGCCTTAGGCTGGACAGGCCATCAAACACACCCTGTGTCAGAGTCTGAAGCTGGTTGCTGGAGATATCTAGTTTTTCCAGCCTGTTTAGGCCAGCGAAGGCTGCCACAGGGATCTGGTTGATCTGGTTCTCCTGCAAGCTGAGTTTGGCCAGCGACTGACTGGgtaggaggggaggggggaatgTGAGGGAATTGCGTGCTAGGGCCAGCTCACGGAGGTTGGACAGGTCCTGGAAGGTCCCTGGCGCAATGCCCTCATCCGTCAGCAAGTTCCCATCCAGCAAGAGGCGCTGCAGCCGTGTCACATTCTGGAAGGCCTCCTCCGCAATGATGGCGATGCGATTCTCATCCAGCCGTAACTCCTTCAGGTCCTCGGGAAGGCCAATGGGAACACTGCTTAAGTGGTTCTtggtgaggaagaggagtttGAGGCTTACTGCCTCTCTAAAGGCCCCTTCCTCCACCCCCACTGTGGAGATGGAGTTATCGTCGAGGTGCAGCTCCTCTAATTGAGTCAGCTGGGCCAGGGCTGCCTTGGAGATTGTTTGGATGTTGTTCTCCTGTAGATGTAAGACCCTGGTGTTTTTGGGCAGATTAACAGGGAATTCGTCAAGCTGGTTGCCGTACAGAAAGACAGTCTCTACAGAGGCCAGATTGTGAAGTTCCACAGGGAATCCAGCACTGTTGATCTGGTTGTTATGCAGGTAGAGGACCTTGTAGCCCTCCTCGATCCCCAGAGGCACTGATGTCAGGCTGCGTTCATTGCAGTACACAAACAATTTGTCACAACGACACTCTTCCGGACAAGAGGCACCCGGGCTGAATTGCATTTGGAGGCTTAGGACGACAGTCAACCAAAATTGCAAGAACGAAGCCCAATCTTTATTCCAAGGTCCAGTCAGAAACTCCATAGTGGAAAAGCAAAATGGGAAAATGAAAgccaacaataaaaaaaaaaaaaaaactgggctggtaaaaacaaatatgacaaTCTGGAAAAACAACGACGTATATATCCACCAAAAACTAGACTCACGAGCAGTACACCTAGGAGAGTTCAGTAATGATGCAGTTAGCTGGGAAAAGAGCAGGAAACCGTGGGAGTAATCCTGGAAATGCTAGTCCTCAGCTGAAGAGCGATGGTCTCATTAGTGGTGGCCAGTCCTCTGACTGACTCCATCCATGCTGAGACATCAGACCATAGCAAGACGCTTCATTCGTAGCTCCATGCAGCGCTCAGCCAGGGCCAATTTGAAGCCACGCAGTCGTGAGCCACAACAGGCTCCACTTGCCTGTCCGTCACACACTGCTGGTCCCCGACCGGGGCAGAGTCCAAGGGGGGTGACATTTGGATCCAGAGACCTgtgggaaaacaaagaaatgctaGATTAGTATTTTCAGGGGTGGCCTGTTCTCGAAAAAAGGGCTCTCTCTTTCCCCTTGTGTCCTCTGTCGCTTTATTTGACatataaacatgcacacacacacacacacacacacacataccaactatccttccatctctctcactctttccttctttccccAAAAACAGAATGAACACTCACAAAACATACCGTTCATTGCCGATTTCAAATTATGCACTGGCTATTTAAAAAACGCGTCAAACCATCTGATAAATATTCAGAACAGCTCTTTGCACATCCGGTTTCACAGACATAAAGAAGGCTTTTATCCCTTCCGCTCTATCAAAGGAGGGAATAGACCACTGCAAGGACACACACTCATAGATTCTACAAGGTTCTGAGCAACATCAATGGAGATTAATGGAAAATATGCTCGAAAGAGATAAGACTAATTAGACATCAGCTCTTTgtgtagaaaaaagaaaaaacacaaaaacggAGAACAAGTT
This genomic interval from Echeneis naucrates chromosome 24, fEcheNa1.1, whole genome shotgun sequence contains the following:
- the flrt2 gene encoding leucine-rich repeat transmembrane protein FLRT2, producing MEFLTGPWNKDWASFLQFWLTVVLSLQMQFSPGASCPEECRCDKLFVYCNERSLTSVPLGIEEGYKVLYLHNNQINSAGFPVELHNLASVETVFLYGNQLDEFPVNLPKNTRVLHLQENNIQTISKAALAQLTQLEELHLDDNSISTVGVEEGAFREAVSLKLLFLTKNHLSSVPIGLPEDLKELRLDENRIAIIAEEAFQNVTRLQRLLLDGNLLTDEGIAPGTFQDLSNLRELALARNSLTFPPPLLPSQSLAKLSLQENQINQIPVAAFAGLNRLEKLDISSNQLQTLTQGVFDGLSSLRHLIVRSNPWRCDCAVKWVVVWLKSLPSPINARGFVCLSPDKVRGMAIRELTLDIIECPVDADQPPWPTLRSTPPPPPTTTPVTTMISTAITTSIPYYFDSPSPPLPPVHNKPPGPLPPYEDPLQISFNVVNSTNIEVSWDSYFTVMSYKVTWVKRGQTQINEGLRERTVSDGRRHITLTNLEPRSVYRICVHVLDTLNSYRPGEDTICSEARTKPAVSTKPPGRDQAPQETINSTLLMAGIIGGAVLIILVTLLSLFCWHMHRKSRSSSTKWKYNRGRRKDDYCEAGTKKDNSILEMTETSFQIVALNNEQLLKGDFRIQPIYTPNGGIGFRDCHLSNNSIAYCKSSNVPSTEFCHT